The DNA region GCAAGCTCTTGAGCCACTTTCAAATAAAGAGGTTTCTGTAAGAGTCATTGCTGGTGGTGTTGGTCCAATTACTGATAGTGACGTTACACTTGCTGATTCAGCAAATGCCTTTATCTTTGGTTTCAACATGAGACCATTAACAAGTGCAAGAAAGCTGGCTGAGCAACAAGGTGTTGATGTTAAAACTTATTCAATTATCTATGAGTTAATCAATGATGTAACGCTTGCCATTGAAGGACTTCTTGATCCAGACTTCGTTGAGGAATATCTTGGTCGTGCTGAAGTACGTGATACATTCTCTGTACCAAAAGCTGGTACAATTGCTGGTTCTTACGTTGTTGACGGTAAGATCTTGGCAGGATGTTCTGTTAGACTTCTTAGAAATGGTAAAATTATTTTTGACGGTAAGATGTCATCACTTAAGAGATTTAAAGATGATGTTAAAGAAGTTAAAGATGGTTACGAGTGTGGTGTTGCTCTTGAAGGGTTTAACGATATCAAGATCAACGATACATTTGAAGCTTATATGATGGTTGAGAAAAAGAGAACTTTAGAAGATGTTGCTCGTGAAGAAAAAGAAGCGCAGGCCAATCTTTAGTTTTAGGTAAAACCATGGCGAAGAAGAATTTTAAAAAAGAAAAATATACTGAGAAGCTCGTTCACGAATTGAACGGGTTTCTTAGAAGAGAGGCCAATGATTCACGTCTGACTTTTGTTAGTATTACAAAAGTTGAGCTGACTGTGGATTATACTATGGCCAAGGTCTACTGGGACACTTTCGATGCAAATAAGCGTGGAGATGCCAAGAAGGCCATTGAAGGTTTAGGTCCTAGACTTAGATCTCACCTTGCTAAGACTTTAAAAGTTAGGCAAGTTCCTGAGTTGAAGTTTTTCTATGATTCTCAGTATGTTGATGAGCGCTATATCACAGACATACTTGAGTCGGAAGCTCAGGAGGGACGCCTCGCCTCTGATGAAGAGGACGGCGAAGAGTAAAATTATGGCAAAGAAAAATAGAGGCCCAGAGTATGGGCCTTTTCTTTTTAATGTTTATAAACCTGTTGGCGTAACATCATTCGATGTCATTCGCGCCTTTAAATACAATCTTCCTAAAGGTTTTGGTAAAATAGGACATTTTGGAACTCTCGATCCTTTTGCTGAAGGTGTACTCATGGTGGCAACTGGTCCGGCCACGAGACTGACTGATCGTGTTCACGAAATGACAAAAACCTATATTGCCAAGGGTGTCCTTGGTATTCATTCTCCCACGGGGGATCTGACGGCCAAGGAAGATGAGCTCATTAAAAGCGATTGTACTTTTTTAAAAGAGAAAACGCTGGGTGACTTTAAAAGTACTCTTGAAAGTAAGTTTCAAGGGGATTATATGCAAGTGCCGCCTCATTTTTCTGCGACTAAGCACGAGGGGAAGGCCTTGCATGAGTGGGCCAGACAAGGTGTTTTGATAGAAAAAGAAGCAGTAAAGCGTTTTATCCACAATATCGAAATCATTGAATTTGATTATCCCCACGTGATCTTTAGGGCCACAGTAAGTAGCGGGACCTATATTCGAACTCTTTTTGAAGATATGGCCAAAGAATTTGCAACGACTGGTGCTCTTAAAGAATTGTGCCGAGAAAAGATTGGACCTATTTCCATGGCCAATTCTATTCACACTGATAACTGGCCAAAAAGAGGTGAGTGTACAGTAGATGATCTTCTCTCCATTAGAACAACTTTTGAAGAGCTTTTTGATCTTCCAAAGTGTGAAATCCCTGAGGGAAAAAGGGACCTTCTTTTTAATGGGGCCGATGTTCATTGTGATTACTTAGATGGAGAGTATTTGGTTGTTGATCAAGGGGTTGTAATTGCCTTAGCGGATGTAAAAAAGACAAGACTGAAGTTTAAAGTTCGCTTATTTATCTAAGAGTCGAGGAGCGCTCACAGTGGGAAAGCCCTGTGTTATTGGCCTTTGCGTCTAAAAAAAATTACAAATATCTGAACTAAACACTCGAAATAATTTAGACGAAACGTTTGAACATAGTGTATGATTAGCTATAACAAAATTTTAAAATGATCTCGTTTGAGAAGAGAAAATAAGGAGTTGTGTGTGAATACGACAATGATTGCCATGGGAGTTGCTGTTCTAGCCGGTGTAGGGCTTGTTGTTACTCTAGGTGTCTTATCGTTACTATCAGGTGGTCTTCACTTTTTATTTGCAAGGCCAAGAGTTGAAATTTTAAAGTCTGAAAAGGGTGAAACTGGATTCGCTTTTGGCTTTAAGTGGAATGCTGCTCGCGAGCCTGCTAAGTTTAATAGAATTAAACTCCGTCTATTCAACCCATTTGGAAGTCCAACTCAGGTTGAAAAGACAGTAGAATTCTCTCCAAAAAGTACTAATTTTGCAGAAGACTTTGATATGGCCGAAGCCATGAAGCAAATTCTTGAGTGCGATCGTTTAGATGACGCTCTTTTAGAGATTGAAGTGATGGCATCTAAAGAAGGTGTAACTCACTACTTCAGCATGAAAGTTAGAAAATTCCTTGAAAAAGTAAAATCAGCGACTCAAACAGCTGCTGAGTTTAATGAAGCGAATAAAGTAGATAACTCTAAGCCAGTTTATACGATTCCATCGCGTTCATTTATTGCTGATCCGCTTCCAGCATCTAATAAAGCATTGAAAATTGCTACAAACCCTGAGTTTGCCGGTCAATTTCAATCAGCAGATGCTTCAGCTGCACCTCAAGAAAACTTTGCTGTTTCTAAGGTGTGGATTGAAGATGGTTGTATTGTTTGTAATGCTTGTGAAGGTATTTTTCCTGAAGTATTTGAAGTTACTGATGATACTTGTCTTATTAGAGATGGAGCTCCTCTTGATGATGGTCTGAAGATTCTAGAGGCCGCCGAAGCTTGCCCAACTGAAGTAATTAAGTTTAACAAAGTTGGTTAATTAATTTCTGTACATACCGTCTAAAACTTAGGCGATTCTAATGAGGGAGAACAGTGTTCTCCCTTTTTTTATCACGTGTTTTGTGAAGGAAAAGTGGCCTGTTTTGGCCGTAAATCTTTCACAATATCAGATTTTTCCACTTTCTCTATTGTAATAATAATAGGTTGGCCAATGGCCGGTTGTTACCTATGAATATCCGTACTCTGCCTCTCGTTTGTGGCATCGTGATTGCAATATATTTAACAATCAATTTAATGGAACCTTTGTGAAAAGGATGTAGAGCTTTGAAAAAACTAATACTTACTATTGCACCGATGACTTTATTAGCGATGGCCAATGCGCAATCTAATAATACAGTTGTTAATAAGTTAGACACTGTTAAAGAGAAAGTCTCGCTTTCGGCTTCGTCTTCTCTTGAGTCGTCACTTGAAAAGGGTGCGGGAAATTCATTTCAAAATACAACAAGTCTTTCAGGTAAGTACAAGCTTGATGGTGGTTATGTTCTTTCTACGGGTGTTGCCTTTGATAAGGACTTTAATAACGATAGAGAATTAACGGTTAGAGACTCATCTCTTTCTGTTTCTAAGTCTATCGGTGCAAGCCAGACATTCATTTATAGGTCTTTGAAAGCATCTCTTACGCTTCCGATTTCAAAGAGATCACGTAAGGATACAGATCTTATTACGGCCCTTAGTTTAGGTGCTACGTATGGATTGTCACTTGATAAGTATATGAGTGGAGTCTCTCTTTATCTTATGCCGAGTATTACAAAATATGCTCACCAGTATGAGACTGCGAGATATTCTCTAACATCTAACTCTAGTCACCGTGCACTTACTAGAGTGCTCGTGAGCTATGACTTCGCTAAGAGATTCAATCTTAGCATGGACAATATTTATTACAGAACTTGGACGTATAGAGGAAATTCAACAGACGTATTTGTTTTGGATCAGTCTCTTTCATATCAAGTTTCAAAAGAGTTATCAGCGAGTCTTGGACATTCTCTTGGAGGGAATGCGCTCGATTTCGATGGTAAATCAAGTGCCGTAAGGCTCTTTGATGAAAATGAATCAACGGTTTATACCAACTTAACTTACAGATATTAGATTTGAATTACAGTTACAGAATTTGAGCGGAACCAGAAAACGAAGGAATACTAAATGTCGAAAAAGAAACTACTAAATTTAGGATTAATCGCTACAGCTCTACTTGTTGCAAGTTGTGCAGAAGAGAGAAAAGAAGAATTTGCCCAAGGTCAGGGTGAAGAGCTTCTTAGCATCTCAGATTACAATGGTAAGACCTTTGATCTTAAAACAAAAGAAGTGATTAGCGGAGACAGTGAGAACTTTTCTGCAACCAGAGAAGTGAAAGTTGATGGTCTTGATGCTGTTAATAATCTCCTTCCTGTTGATTACGTAACAAATGCGCCTCTATTTCAAGGGTTTGCATTTCGTGGGCTTCCAAATCATGATTATAAACTTCAGTATGAAGTGAAAGATAAGTATCTTGTTATTAATAAGATTGCTAAGAAAGAGGCGATACCTTTTGATGAGCTGACATATGCTGTTGAAATGGAAAACGGTCTTTATAAAGTTCCACTTATTGGATACCCAATTCAACTAACGAAAGTTGAGAAAATTAAAAATAGCTACGGCGAAGAAACTCACCAACTAAGAGAAAATGGTGAGAAGATGGTTATTGGTTCTACTCACTTTAAAATTAACCACCTTGGTCAAGTTCAGTACTTTGGCGCCAAAGAGAAGAAAGATATTTTTCCTTCGCATTTCTTCGATGGAGAGTGGTTTTACGCTGCAACAATCGTTTCTGCTTCAACAAAGAATGCAACATCAATTGGACGTGACCTTTCAATTGATGCTGAAGCAAATGGTGTTTCAAGAATTCGTTTTAATAGATACAAAGATACAATTAAGGCCATTAACCTTAACCAAGATAAAATCATTGATACAACTGATGATATCAATAATAAGACGGCCTTCAATATCCCTGTAAGCTGGGTTGATTACAAAAAGAACACAAGAAATGGTGTTGATCTTTTTGAAGAAGTTCTTCTTGATGATTCAAATAATGAGGCTCCTGAATGGGCCGAGAGAAGATTTGCTAAAATCGATTTCTCGAAATTCGTTTATAAAATGGTTAAAGGTTGGGAATTCGATGCAACAGTAAATAGCTGGGTTCCTAAAGTTGAAGACCTAACTGATGGTATTCTTCAAAAGCTTGAAGTCACAAATGACTTCATCTCTTGGACACTATGGTATGAAGAAGAAGAAATTCGTATTAAGTATGCACTTAGAAGAGCACACAAACCAATTGCTGGTCGTGTCTATAAAAAATCTGATGTTACGAAGTTTGGTTTCTTTCAAACAACAAAACACATGATTCTTAACCACAGAATCGAAAGGGATAAAGACCTTGAGAAACTTAAGTTTCTAAACCGTTTTGATCCTAACAAGAAAGAAATTCGTTATTTCTTCTCTACAAATACGTCACAAGATATGAGAGCTGTTGGACGTGAAGGAATTCGTGTTTGGAACGAGACTTTCAAAAAGGCCGGTTCTGATATTGAAATCGTACTTGATGAGTCTAAAGATGTTGAGATTGGTGATATTCGTTACAACATTTTAAATATTGTCGATACAAAAGATGGTTCAGGTCTTTTAGGTTATGGTCCTTCGATTTCAGATACTGAATCTGGAGAGATTATTTCGGCAACGAATAATATCTATGCGAACCCATTTAGAGAGTCACAGATCTCAAATATTCGTAACTATATGAGACGTGAGCTTGGTCTTCACGCTCCAGCTATTGAAGGGCTAAAGATTACTTCAAAGCTGTCTAATAGACTGACAAGCAATATCGCCGGAGCTGCTGGATCAAGTGCTTTTGGAGCAATTGATAATAGTATCAAAAATACAACGGCCTATAAGCTACATCAGTCGTACCTAAGTACACTTGCTAAGAGTGAAGATGCTGAGAAGGAATCAGTTAAATCTTATATCAATACTCTTGATAAAGTGATTGGTACAGGAGATCTACACAAGTTAGAAGAAACTGATCACGCTCATGATCACAATCACGATATTGTAAATATGAGCTATATCAACAATCCAAGTTCTACTTCAATGGGTGATTTTATCAATCACGGATCGAAGTGTGCTTTCAACGTTGTTGATAACAACTCTTATGAGAGAATCCAAAAAGAATGTCCTGAAGTAGATGCTTATGTTGCAGATGTTAAGGCCAATGGTGGAACTCTTGAAAGTAGCGAAAGAGAATTAGAACTCGTAAGAAACTGTGCTGAAAAGTTAATCTTTGATGATGTTCTTGCGACATTTGTACATGAGCTTGGGCACAACCTAGGACTACGTCACAACTTTGCAGCTTCAAATGATGCTAAAAACTATACTTATAAAGACGGTAAGCCAGTAGCTCTAACGGCTTCAACAATGGACTACCTCACTCGCAACGTTGAAGAGCTTCCAGCTCCTGGTGCTTATGATGTTGCTGCAATTAAGTTTGGTTATGTTGAAAAAGTTGAAACTGAAGATGGTAGAGAAATTGCTCTTAACGGGAAATCGATTGAACAAGCAATGAAAGATGCTGGAGTTTCAAGAAAAGAATATAACTACTGTACAGATGAGCACGTTGATCTAACGAGCCCACTATGTAAGAGATGGGACCACGGTTCTAATCCAGAGGAAATTGTAGAATACCTTATTGAAGACTTTAAATCATTTGTTGCTCTCTATGGGCACAAGTATGACAGAATCTTCTCTCCTGATATGTATAGACTTGCTAGTAAGTTCTACAGAACGACAAGTGAGTTAAAAGGTCTACATGATCATTGGAGAAAGATCGTTGCTCAGGCCCTAGGGAAAAAGAAGCAATATCTTCAAGGAATTAATGCTAATCAAATGAAGCAAGTTATTGCAGTACTTGATAATGATAATACAGAGCTTGGAAGACAGCATAGACTTTACTACCCAGCTGTTGAAAAATCATTTAACTTCCTTCTTGAGCTTGCCAATCAAGCACAGAGAGTTTGTTATGTTAAGCCTGTTGGTAATAGTGTTGAATCAGTTCAGGCCCTTGATTTTGAAACAATTAAAGAGCAAGTTTGGGGTCTTACTGGACAGAATATTTATGACTGTTCAGATGCAGTTGGACTACTTGGAAATGCTGAGATCGTTGGTGCTGATGGTTATTTCATGAACGATGTTAGACTTGATAATAATGCAGGAAACCCTGATGATTACTTTAGAAATTCGACAGCTGGTATGAGCTTTGTAAAAAGACTTGCAGCTATTAGTCTATCTGATAGAGCGCCAAGACTTATTGCTCATTACAATGAAGGATTCTATCCGAACTACCTTGATAACCCACTGTGGAGAAGTCAAGTTCTAGCTTCGGTACAAGATAGAATTGTAAACGGAGTAAGTGTAGCGAACCTAACAGAATCAAAAATGTTGAAAAGTGCAAATGTATCTCACGTGCCACTCTTTTCAACGCAAAAAGAGAATATGATTGTTAGTTTACTAAGTTACCAAAATGGACAACGTGTTCCAGGTGACCTTGAAGAGACAAGACAGAGAACAGGTGCTTATTCAGTATACTCTGTTGATGACCCAAGCTTAATTCCTCAGGGGTATGTTTCAGCTGCAATTAGCAATTACTACTTCTTTGCTAATCCAAGCGCTCCTTCGGGACAGCTGATTACTCTAAGAAATGAGCTTGTTGAAATGAAGACTCTTGCAAAAATTAGTGGGGTCAAGCAATTCTTACCACAGATTTCGAATTTCCTTACTCAGGCAGGTTACTACAACCTCACTGAGAAAGACCTTGTTGGTACAACACAAGAAGTTCAGCAAGTTGAAGCTCAAGCTGAGGAAGTTGTTCAAGGTGAAGAAGTTTCATCAGAAGAAATTGTTGAAGCGCTTGAAGTTAAAAACGAAGTTGTAAGCAATGCTCTGACTGTTGAGCAGTACCTTGAAAAAATTAACAAGAATGAGGCGATTTTACAGCAAATTATTCAGATCGTTTACCAGAATACGCAGATGAATATTACTCCTCTTGTTCAAAAGGCAGCAGGGCTTCAGTCGAATATTAAGACAGTTCTTGAAAAGGCCGTGAATGAAGGTAATGGTGCGATGAAAGTTAGCGAATTTCTAACTTTACTTGCTCCGGCCGAACAAATCGCTGGTCTTAAGCAAGCACTTTTTCAAGACCTGACTCAAGCGATGGATCAAGCTCTTAATGCGACTAGGGCCTATAGCTCTAATCCGGATGAAAAAGATGCTCAGATCGATGCACTATCAAAAGTTATTATGAGTTTATAAAAAATGGGAAAGGGAGCAGTTTTGCTCCCTTTTTTATTTCCTTGAAATCATAAAAGTCCCCTCATATCTTCACAATCTTTTCTCATTCTTTTGTACTTTTCTATCAGACTATGATTGATAGGAGGTATCTATGCCAACTGTATTAAAAGGTCATTTTCCAAAGAGAAAGGACGATGATGAAACCTTCTTTTCTGAAATCTTGGAGAGTATGCAAAAAGATGAGGATCGATTTACAACGAGGCGATTTCAAAATGATATTGATGATTATCTAACTTGTATTCACCTAAAGAAATTGAATGTTCAATATATTTTTGTTTTCTATGGAGCGTACTTTCTCTCATTGTTCTACAATGCATGGAGTTCGAATCCTGATAGTTTTGGACTTGGGGAGTTTATAGGGGTTTGCTCTTCAGTGGCCCTTATATGGTTAGCTTGGAAGGTCACTTTCCCTTTTTTGAAGTATGAGGATCAGATCATCGATTATTTAAATTACAAAAGTCGAGGCAAAAAAGAAGAGAGAAACGAACATAAAATCGCTTCTTAGAAAAAAGGGAGACCTAGAGTCTCCCTTTTTTTATGCAAATAATTTAGATACGAGTTCACTCTTGAAGTAGGCCTTGAGACCTTCTTCGTTTTCTTCCCAGATTTCTTTTAGTGTTTTTTCTTCACTGAGAACTGGAAATTCAAAAGTTAGCACTGGGCTACTATATTTCTCTGGGGCGTAGTTTCCTAGTGATCCAGGAGTTGGGTAACCAACATCACCTTCAGCAGGATATCCATTGTATTGCTCAAGGTATTCGGCGACATCTTTGCAGTCTCCATTGTAGTTGAGCATAGGTTTCCATGAGTGGAGAGTTAGAATTTGTACTGGTGTGAATTTTGAAAATAATTTATCGAGATAAACGTTTTCAGGTTCACTCATTGGAGCCGAGCCTGGATGATATTTGGCCGCTCTAATCTCTGGACACCAGTTATCAGTAGCAAGGTTTCTATTAAGATCTACACCATGGGCATTCGTTCTTGTTCCTTGGCGGTAACCATCAACATTTAAAATTGGGATTACGATTAATGGCAGGTCACCAAGATCTTCTTCTTTTAGCCATTCGAAGAGTTGATTAAGAACATAAACTCCCTCAACCTCATCTCCGTGAACTCCGGCCATTAAGTAGAGCCATTTGTTGCTTTTTGTGTCTGTTTTAAAGGCCTGTATTTCATCACCTTCAACACTAGATCCAGACTTAAGACTTATAAAATTCATATAAAAACCTTTTTACTCACAACGGTAGACAGCACACTGTCCAGGTGTTTCTTCAACTTCAACTTCAATGTTTTTAAATTGAAAATTAAATCTCTCTTTAACGAGTCTTTTAATTTCATGGGTAATATAAATTGCGATTCTCTCTGCACTTGTATTTTGAATTGGTAAAATAAGTACATCTGTTTGAGGAAATGAGAAGAAGCTTCCATCCTGAGTTTTAATATCCCAGTTTTTGTCATTCTCTTTGATCTCAATCAAAGGAGTCTCGCCTGGTAGGAGAAGCTTGTGATCAAGACTGTCACAGACTTCTCTTACAATTGGCTTGATATCTAAAAAATCAAAGACCATATCAGCATCAAGTTCTATTGCATCGGCCTTAAGAGTTACACGATAGTTATGTCCGTGAAGTGGTTCTCTTGTACCGTCTTTAAAAAGCATAAAGTGAGAAGAAGCAAAATTGAAATATTGCTTATAAACACGAATTGAATATTCTGTGTTCAAGGTTTACCTCATTTCGTTAATGGCCATATTTCTCTAAGCGGCCAAAGCAATCTTTAGTTTAAGCAACATTAATTATCACATTGAGTTCATGTTGCAAAGTTTGTGCGAGTTATTGTGCAGAGAGTTGGTAAATAATAGGGCTTATCATCTTAAAATTACTTAGTTACAATAAGGGCTTAAAGAACCTAAGGGGCATGATTGTGAAGGAAAAATATTTAAAAACATTAAGTGAGCTCTCGAAAATTCTCACAGATGAGAAATCAAATCGTGCAATAACTTATTTGAAATTAAAGATAAAAGAAACTCAGATGCCTGGATCATCGAGTGAGAAAACCGCGCCGGCTAAAGGTGAGCAGGGTGATTTTCCTCTTCCTGTGGAAGTTCAGGATCTACAACGTGCTGTTGCCGTCTTTAGTGATGGTGCTTGCCGCGGAAACCCTGGACCTGGAGCTTGGGGTGTTATGGCCCAAAACGCGACGGGAGAAGTTATTTTTGAATCGAGCGGTATTGATGCAAGCACGACCAATAATCGCATGGAGCTTGAAGGCGCGATTAAGGGACTAGAGCTCGTTCATGAATACTTTGAAGAGCATAACGAAATCAATACTCAACCTGTCTACGTTTATAGTGACAGCCGATATGTCGTAGATGGAATTGAAAAGTGGGTTCCTGGTTGGAAGGCAAGAGGTTGGAAGAAGGCCGATAAAAAGGCCCCTGAAAACTTAGAACTCTGGCAAACATTAGACCGTTTGGCCTTAAGTTTTCATATGCTTAAATTTTACTGGGTGAAAGGGCATGCCGGACATCCTCAAAATGAACATTGTGATCAACTTGCCAATAAGGCATTGGATGATTCTGGATTTTAATAGGTGAAGAAAATGAAAAAAATAGTATTGGTTCTTATGAGTGTGGCCCTCGTTTCATGCTCATCTACGAAAAAAAATGATGTGGCCTACATGGAAGGGGTTGCTCTTTGGATGCAGAACTCTGCTGAAGTGAGAGCGCTTCGTTATCAAGCTTTCAATGCTGCAAGATATACAGTTGATCAGAGCTTAAAGAAGCGCTCAAAAAAACCAAGAGCTCTAATTGTTGATATTGATGAGACGGTATTAGATAATTCGCCCTACCAAGCAAGAGGTCTTGTTACTGGTGAAGCCTACAATGAACAAGAGTGGGAGAGATGGGTCGATATGGGAAAGGCAAGGGCCCTTGCAGGATCTGTTGGTTTTTTAAATTACGCCGTTAAAAAAGGCGTGGAAGTTTTTTATATTTCCAATAGAAAAGTTCGTGGATTTGAGCCGACTTATCAAAACTTAAAGGAAGAAGGTTTTCCAGTTAAAAAGCAAAACCTCATTTTGAAAACACATACCTCATCTAAGGACGAGCGAAGAAAAGATGTCTTTAAAAAGTATAATGTCATTCTCTTAATGGGAGATACACTTGCTGATTTTCATACAAATTTCGAAGACAAGAATACTAATGAAAGAAATATATTAGTTGATAGTTTTAGAAAGGAATTTGGAAAGAAGTTTATTGTCTTACCAAATCCAATGTATGGTGATTGGGAGTGGGCCCTTCACGATTATGATTACTCAAAAAGCATGAAAGAGAGAGAGCAAGAGAGAAAGAGATTTCTCTATCCTTACAAATAGGAAAGACTCTCACTACTTGCTAAGACTTTAATATTTGACTAAACTATAACGGAAATGGAATTCGTTTAAACACAAAAGGAAGGATACATGAAAAAATTATTCGCGCTTACGCTCGTATCTTCTGCTCTTCTTACTGGTTGTATGAAAGGGGAACAGAAAGCGGATCTATCAAAAGAAGAAAATAAAATCTTCTACGCTGTTGGTACTATGCACGGTTCACGTTTTAAGTCTCTTGAAATGTCTCCAGCTGAGAAAACTGCTTTTCTTGCTGGGATCAAAGATTCACTAAACGGAGAAAAAGAGAAGGTTAACTCTCAAGAATACGCAATGAAATTCAGAGAGCTTCTTCAAAAGAGAACAACTCAAATGGCCAAAGGGAACAAAGACAAAGGTGGACAATTCATCGAGACTTTTGTTTCTAAAGAAGGCGGAACAAAAACAGCTTCTGGTCTAGCTTATAAAGTTCTTACTGAAGGTAAGGGAGAAACTCCTAAGGCCGAAGATACTGTTACAGTTCACTATAAGGGAACTCTTCTTGATGGGACTGAGTTTGACTCTTCTTACTCAAGAAATAAACCAACTTCATTTCCACTTAATAGAGTTATTAAAGGTTGGACTGAAGGTCTACAGCTCGTTAAAAAAGGTGGAAAAATTAAACTTGTGATCCCATCTGAGCTTGCTTATGGTGATCAAGGTGCCCCTCCTAAGATTCCAGGTGGAGCTACATTAGTTTTCGAAGTTGAGCTAATCGACATCAAAAAAGCTGATAAGAAGTAATTTAATTTATTTATTCTCAATAAATTTCAAATACTTAGAAGGGAGGACATTGTCCTCCCTTTTTTTATGTAAATTTTTCCTCTTTGGCCTTTAACACTAGGCGTTGCGGTTTCTAATTCTGTATGAATAAGAAAATAAAGTTGAAACATTCAACTGGGGGGAAAAATGTTTAAATCTTTAGTTAAGTTGCTCTTAGCAGCTACTCTTGCTGTGTCTTCAGCAAGCGCTTATTACCAGAAAGTTTCACTTTCTGCGAAGGCCAAGAATAAAGTTGTTGGTGTTCGTGTAAGTGATGTCATTAGTTATCTTGGAAATATCGTTCCAAGTCTTTATGAAGTTAACAAAGAGATTCTTGATAATCCTGAAAACTACATTAAGGGTGGAAAGATTCAAGAAGTTCACAATCTCTACTTTGATGCTATTCCAAGAAAGTCTGGAAATAATGTTCTTCTAGATCTTAGAGCGATGGTTCGTTATAAGAACGGTGGCGTCCAATTTCAAACGATGCAGGTAAGATACAATACTGCAACTCCAAAAAACCTCTATGTAACAGGGAATCTTTATTCAATTGATGAAACTGATTTTGAATTTGAAACTTCTCTCGTTTCAAGAAAGCTCATTGCTTACGATAGAGCGAATAATACGAAAATGATTTTTCCACTTGGTGTAGGTTCATTTGATGAAGGTGTTCTTTCGGGACAGACTTCACTTCTTACTCCAAGATTTAAAACGGCTTGGCTAGATAAGAGAGTTAATATGTACTCACGTAAGAAGCCACGCTATTTTAAAAAGAAGCCATTCATTCGTATTTTAACGAGTCAAAATGTTGCTGATGGTTGGACTGGTATTGGTTTCCATGCACAACCTAACCTTGATAAGTTTGTTAGGGCCTTTGATTCTCATGGTTGTATGAGAATGGAGCTTCAAGATCTCTACCTTCTTTATCACCT from Halobacteriovorax sp. GB3 includes:
- a CDS encoding M14 family zinc carboxypeptidase produces the protein MNFISLKSGSSVEGDEIQAFKTDTKSNKWLYLMAGVHGDEVEGVYVLNQLFEWLKEEDLGDLPLIVIPILNVDGYRQGTRTNAHGVDLNRNLATDNWCPEIRAAKYHPGSAPMSEPENVYLDKLFSKFTPVQILTLHSWKPMLNYNGDCKDVAEYLEQYNGYPAEGDVGYPTPGSLGNYAPEKYSSPVLTFEFPVLSEEKTLKEIWEENEEGLKAYFKSELVSKLFA
- a CDS encoding ferredoxin, whose protein sequence is MNTTMIAMGVAVLAGVGLVVTLGVLSLLSGGLHFLFARPRVEILKSEKGETGFAFGFKWNAAREPAKFNRIKLRLFNPFGSPTQVEKTVEFSPKSTNFAEDFDMAEAMKQILECDRLDDALLEIEVMASKEGVTHYFSMKVRKFLEKVKSATQTAAEFNEANKVDNSKPVYTIPSRSFIADPLPASNKALKIATNPEFAGQFQSADASAAPQENFAVSKVWIEDGCIVCNACEGIFPEVFEVTDDTCLIRDGAPLDDGLKILEAAEACPTEVIKFNKVG
- a CDS encoding zinc-dependent metalloprotease: MSKKKLLNLGLIATALLVASCAEERKEEFAQGQGEELLSISDYNGKTFDLKTKEVISGDSENFSATREVKVDGLDAVNNLLPVDYVTNAPLFQGFAFRGLPNHDYKLQYEVKDKYLVINKIAKKEAIPFDELTYAVEMENGLYKVPLIGYPIQLTKVEKIKNSYGEETHQLRENGEKMVIGSTHFKINHLGQVQYFGAKEKKDIFPSHFFDGEWFYAATIVSASTKNATSIGRDLSIDAEANGVSRIRFNRYKDTIKAINLNQDKIIDTTDDINNKTAFNIPVSWVDYKKNTRNGVDLFEEVLLDDSNNEAPEWAERRFAKIDFSKFVYKMVKGWEFDATVNSWVPKVEDLTDGILQKLEVTNDFISWTLWYEEEEIRIKYALRRAHKPIAGRVYKKSDVTKFGFFQTTKHMILNHRIERDKDLEKLKFLNRFDPNKKEIRYFFSTNTSQDMRAVGREGIRVWNETFKKAGSDIEIVLDESKDVEIGDIRYNILNIVDTKDGSGLLGYGPSISDTESGEIISATNNIYANPFRESQISNIRNYMRRELGLHAPAIEGLKITSKLSNRLTSNIAGAAGSSAFGAIDNSIKNTTAYKLHQSYLSTLAKSEDAEKESVKSYINTLDKVIGTGDLHKLEETDHAHDHNHDIVNMSYINNPSSTSMGDFINHGSKCAFNVVDNNSYERIQKECPEVDAYVADVKANGGTLESSERELELVRNCAEKLIFDDVLATFVHELGHNLGLRHNFAASNDAKNYTYKDGKPVALTASTMDYLTRNVEELPAPGAYDVAAIKFGYVEKVETEDGREIALNGKSIEQAMKDAGVSRKEYNYCTDEHVDLTSPLCKRWDHGSNPEEIVEYLIEDFKSFVALYGHKYDRIFSPDMYRLASKFYRTTSELKGLHDHWRKIVAQALGKKKQYLQGINANQMKQVIAVLDNDNTELGRQHRLYYPAVEKSFNFLLELANQAQRVCYVKPVGNSVESVQALDFETIKEQVWGLTGQNIYDCSDAVGLLGNAEIVGADGYFMNDVRLDNNAGNPDDYFRNSTAGMSFVKRLAAISLSDRAPRLIAHYNEGFYPNYLDNPLWRSQVLASVQDRIVNGVSVANLTESKMLKSANVSHVPLFSTQKENMIVSLLSYQNGQRVPGDLEETRQRTGAYSVYSVDDPSLIPQGYVSAAISNYYFFANPSAPSGQLITLRNELVEMKTLAKISGVKQFLPQISNFLTQAGYYNLTEKDLVGTTQEVQQVEAQAEEVVQGEEVSSEEIVEALEVKNEVVSNALTVEQYLEKINKNEAILQQIIQIVYQNTQMNITPLVQKAAGLQSNIKTVLEKAVNEGNGAMKVSEFLTLLAPAEQIAGLKQALFQDLTQAMDQALNATRAYSSNPDEKDAQIDALSKVIMSL
- a CDS encoding tRNA pseudouridine synthase B encodes the protein MAKKNRGPEYGPFLFNVYKPVGVTSFDVIRAFKYNLPKGFGKIGHFGTLDPFAEGVLMVATGPATRLTDRVHEMTKTYIAKGVLGIHSPTGDLTAKEDELIKSDCTFLKEKTLGDFKSTLESKFQGDYMQVPPHFSATKHEGKALHEWARQGVLIEKEAVKRFIHNIEIIEFDYPHVIFRATVSSGTYIRTLFEDMAKEFATTGALKELCREKIGPISMANSIHTDNWPKRGECTVDDLLSIRTTFEELFDLPKCEIPEGKRDLLFNGADVHCDYLDGEYLVVDQGVVIALADVKKTRLKFKVRLFI
- the rbfA gene encoding 30S ribosome-binding factor RbfA, with protein sequence MAKKNFKKEKYTEKLVHELNGFLRREANDSRLTFVSITKVELTVDYTMAKVYWDTFDANKRGDAKKAIEGLGPRLRSHLAKTLKVRQVPELKFFYDSQYVDERYITDILESEAQEGRLASDEEDGEE